In Podospora pseudoanserina strain CBS 124.78 chromosome 5, whole genome shotgun sequence, a single window of DNA contains:
- a CDS encoding hypothetical protein (EggNog:ENOG503P3J5) has translation MPLITGLHHVNLIVPPNTLPEANAFYGKTLGLTPRPVPQLQKDRLAWFDIGTSGQQVHIAFGRPEVDFTEEAKGASRHPCFKVGSLEELGELQRRVWGHFRGGEEWERGRPLGCDEPGKEDSGENS, from the exons ATGCCCCTCATAACCGGCCTCCACCAT GTCAACCTCATCGTCccacccaacaccctccccgaaGCCAACGCGTTCTACGGGAAGACGTTGGGTCTGACGCCCCGGCCGGTGCCGCAGTTGCAGAAGGACAGGCTGGCGTGGTTTGATATCGGGACGTCGGGGCAGCAGGTTCATATTGCTTTTGGGAGGCCAGAGGTTGATTTCACTGAGGAGGCGAAAGGGGCGTCGAGGCATCCGTGTTTCAAGGTTGGGagtttggaggagctgggggagttgcagaggagggtttgggggCATTTtaggggtggggaggagtgggaacGGGGAAGGCCGTTGGGGTGTGATGAGccggggaaggaggattcTGGTGAGAACTCATGA